From the genome of Chionomys nivalis chromosome 19, mChiNiv1.1, whole genome shotgun sequence, one region includes:
- the LOC130862288 gene encoding DNA-directed RNA polymerases I, II, and III subunit RPABC4 yields the protein MDTQKDVQPPKQQPMIYICGECHTENEIKSRDPIRCRECGYRIMYKKRTKRLVVFDAR from the coding sequence ATGGATACCCAGAAAGATGTCCAACCCCCAAAGCAGCAGCCGATGATATATATTTGTGGAGAGTGTCACACCGAAAATGAAATAAAGTCCAGAGATCCAATCAGATGCAGAGAATGTGGATACAGAATAATGTACAAGAAAAGGACTAAAAGATTGGTGGTTTTCGATGCTCGGTGA